A region of Rhizorhabdus wittichii RW1 DNA encodes the following proteins:
- a CDS encoding biotin/lipoyl attachment domain-containing protein (PFAM: biotin/lipoyl attachment domain-containing protein), giving the protein MANIKVLLPQFGMGMQEAEIVRWIKAVGDPVEAGEPLLEIEAAKTTVEVPSPGAGTLTEILAQEGDTVEVRAHIATIAA; this is encoded by the coding sequence ATGGCCAATATCAAGGTGCTGCTGCCCCAGTTCGGCATGGGCATGCAGGAGGCGGAGATCGTCCGCTGGATCAAGGCGGTCGGCGACCCTGTCGAGGCGGGCGAGCCGCTGCTCGAGATCGAGGCGGCCAAGACCACGGTCGAGGTGCCGTCGCCCGGCGCGGGGACGCTGACCGAAATTCTCGCGCAGGAGGGCGATACCGTCGAGGTGCGCGCCCATATCGCGACGATCGCGGCCTGA
- a CDS encoding Transketolase domain protein (PFAM: Transketolase, central region; Transketolase domain protein), whose product MAKATFLEAIRQAQYEEMTRDERVFIMGEDIICNVFGTTTGFVDAFGTERVRDTPISENGFIGAAGGAAMVGMRPIVDATISSFLYPAMDQIMSIIAKSRYIYGGQARLPLVIRSCLFYGNSNAAQHSDRNYSMFMNVPGLKIMVPSNAHDMKGMLKAAVRDDDPVLCFEDSTCWMSKAELPDDPDFLIPLGKGDIKREGSDVSIIAIGGAVPLALKAANDLAAEGISAEVVDPRSLVPLDKELILRSVRKTGRAITVDPAHQTCSAGSEIAAIIAERAFDALRGPVLRIATADTHLPFSPAIEKALYPSPERIVAAARKLVGVRQPENA is encoded by the coding sequence ATGGCAAAGGCGACCTTCCTGGAGGCGATCCGCCAGGCCCAATATGAGGAGATGACCCGCGACGAGCGCGTCTTCATCATGGGCGAGGACATCATCTGCAACGTGTTCGGCACGACGACGGGCTTCGTCGACGCCTTCGGGACCGAACGGGTGCGCGACACGCCGATCTCGGAGAACGGCTTCATCGGCGCGGCGGGCGGGGCGGCGATGGTCGGCATGCGGCCGATCGTCGACGCGACGATCTCCTCCTTCCTCTATCCGGCGATGGACCAGATCATGAGCATCATCGCCAAGTCGCGCTACATCTATGGCGGGCAGGCGCGGCTGCCGCTCGTGATCCGCAGCTGCCTGTTCTACGGCAATTCCAACGCCGCGCAGCATTCCGACCGCAACTATTCGATGTTCATGAACGTGCCGGGGCTGAAGATCATGGTCCCGTCCAACGCCCATGACATGAAGGGCATGCTCAAGGCGGCGGTCCGCGACGACGATCCGGTGCTCTGCTTCGAGGATTCGACCTGCTGGATGTCGAAGGCGGAGCTGCCCGACGATCCCGACTTCCTGATCCCGCTCGGCAAGGGCGACATCAAGCGCGAGGGCAGCGACGTCTCGATCATCGCGATCGGCGGCGCGGTGCCGCTGGCGCTCAAGGCGGCGAACGACCTCGCCGCGGAGGGCATCTCGGCCGAGGTGGTCGACCCGCGCAGCCTGGTCCCGCTCGACAAGGAGCTGATCCTCCGGTCCGTGCGCAAGACCGGCCGGGCGATCACGGTCGATCCCGCGCACCAGACGTGCAGCGCGGGCAGCGAGATCGCCGCGATCATCGCCGAACGCGCCTTCGACGCGCTGCGCGGCCCGGTGCTGCGGATCGCCACCGCCGACACGCACCTGCCCTTCTCCCCGGCGATCGAGAAGGCGCTCTATCCGTCGCCCGAACGCATCGTCGCGGCCGCCCGCAAGCTGGTCGGCGTCCGCCAGCCCGAAAACGCCTGA
- a CDS encoding Pyruvate dehydrogenase (acetyl-transferring) (PFAM: dehydrogenase, E1 component), translating into MTDGQNDRSLEKYRRMQRIRQFEDLAEAIHAQGEIPGSLHTYAGQEASGVGACMALDDTDYMVGTHRSHGHPIAKGAKLRPLMAELLGKATGICKGKGGSMHLSDFSVGSLGETSIVGSGVPVAAGAALGSKLQGNGRVALCFFGDGATNEGAFHEGMNLAAVWALPAIFVCENNGYAVSTPASATVPVKDVAERARAYGMPSIIVDGQDVDAVEAAVAEAVGRARTGGGPTLVETKTYRYADHAVNMGRVLLDRGGEVDEWRKRDPLALYRAKLIAGGTAAALLDAIEREVADEVADALQFARDSAWPEQAEAFDDVFVDRLPIPDFITA; encoded by the coding sequence ATGACCGACGGACAGAATGACCGCAGCCTCGAGAAATACCGCCGGATGCAGCGCATCCGCCAGTTCGAGGACCTCGCCGAGGCCATCCACGCGCAGGGCGAGATCCCCGGCTCGCTCCACACCTATGCCGGACAGGAGGCGTCGGGCGTCGGCGCCTGCATGGCGCTGGACGACACCGATTATATGGTCGGCACCCATCGCAGCCACGGCCATCCGATCGCCAAGGGCGCGAAGCTCCGCCCGCTGATGGCCGAGCTGCTCGGCAAGGCGACCGGCATCTGCAAGGGCAAGGGCGGGTCGATGCATTTGTCCGACTTCTCGGTCGGCAGCCTCGGCGAGACCAGCATCGTCGGGTCGGGCGTGCCGGTCGCGGCGGGCGCGGCGCTCGGCTCGAAGCTTCAGGGCAACGGCCGGGTGGCGCTGTGCTTCTTCGGCGACGGCGCGACCAACGAGGGCGCCTTCCACGAGGGCATGAACCTCGCCGCCGTCTGGGCGCTGCCGGCGATCTTCGTGTGCGAAAACAACGGCTACGCCGTGTCGACCCCGGCGAGCGCGACGGTGCCGGTCAAGGACGTCGCCGAGCGCGCCAGGGCCTATGGCATGCCGTCGATCATCGTCGACGGGCAGGACGTCGACGCGGTCGAGGCGGCGGTGGCCGAGGCGGTCGGGCGCGCCCGCACCGGCGGCGGGCCGACCCTCGTCGAGACCAAGACCTATCGCTACGCCGACCATGCGGTGAACATGGGCCGCGTCCTGCTCGATCGCGGCGGCGAGGTCGACGAATGGCGCAAGCGCGACCCGCTGGCCCTCTACCGCGCGAAGCTGATCGCCGGCGGGACCGCCGCCGCGCTGCTCGACGCGATCGAGCGCGAGGTCGCCGACGAGGTCGCCGACGCGCTGCAATTCGCGCGCGACAGCGCCTGGCCCGAACAGGCCGAGGCGTTCGACGACGTGTTCGTCGACCGGCTGCCGATCCCCGACTTCATCACCGCCTGA
- a CDS encoding peptidase M24 (PFAM: peptidase M24) — MANARVDRLRTMLAREGLDAVVLSHPHDVRYATGYHSILERWTQMEPFAAAIVFADPARPAILVIPEANLGIVAVLNRDGPHCTFDEIRSFDMLNFCEVSRYVDPDRNGGQLAEDATAIAGAIRGACQPDIAAAITAALVDHGMAGKRIGFDEHRVSAAVAPRVPHDYRDALDFMMRVRVVKTGEELARYRAVGSMADRVIAHAGSLLHEGADWNGVQAGICDFMVRNGVIPVDEGAMLFGGSYDGDDFIPDLFRTPGKRALRRGDIVILETQGVLDGFWIDINRTAVIGRPSADYQRLHDILHDAFLMMVDRLRPGVSTNSLPAIGYEHLKAKGVPAPEKLLVVAHGIGLMPLEIPLAYPAAGLAGVKQGFVMEEDMLISLDSLFFGAKLGPCHMENVYAITAGAPEPMYAAPLELIIADRAPADRASEPA; from the coding sequence ATGGCCAACGCCCGCGTCGACCGCCTCCGCACGATGCTGGCCCGCGAGGGGCTGGACGCGGTGGTACTCAGCCATCCGCACGACGTCCGCTACGCGACCGGCTATCATTCGATCCTCGAACGCTGGACCCAGATGGAGCCGTTCGCCGCGGCGATCGTCTTCGCCGACCCGGCGAGGCCCGCGATCCTCGTCATCCCGGAGGCCAATCTCGGCATCGTCGCCGTGCTCAACCGCGACGGGCCGCACTGCACCTTCGACGAGATCCGCAGCTTCGACATGCTGAACTTCTGCGAGGTCAGCCGCTATGTCGATCCCGATCGCAACGGCGGCCAGCTTGCCGAGGACGCGACGGCGATCGCCGGCGCGATCCGGGGCGCGTGCCAGCCCGACATCGCCGCCGCGATCACCGCCGCGCTGGTGGACCACGGCATGGCGGGCAAGCGGATCGGCTTCGACGAGCATCGCGTCTCGGCGGCGGTCGCGCCCAGGGTGCCGCACGACTATCGCGACGCGCTCGACTTCATGATGCGCGTGCGCGTCGTCAAGACCGGCGAGGAGCTCGCCCGTTATCGCGCCGTCGGCAGCATGGCCGACAGGGTGATCGCCCATGCCGGGTCGCTGCTCCACGAAGGCGCCGACTGGAACGGCGTCCAGGCGGGCATCTGCGATTTCATGGTGCGCAACGGCGTCATCCCCGTCGACGAGGGGGCGATGCTGTTCGGCGGCTCCTATGACGGCGACGACTTCATCCCCGACCTGTTCCGCACCCCCGGCAAGCGCGCGCTGCGCCGGGGCGACATCGTCATCCTCGAGACGCAGGGCGTGCTCGACGGCTTCTGGATCGACATCAACCGCACCGCCGTGATCGGCCGGCCCTCGGCCGACTATCAGCGGCTGCACGACATATTGCACGACGCCTTCCTGATGATGGTCGATCGGTTGCGGCCGGGCGTGTCGACCAACAGCCTGCCCGCGATCGGCTACGAGCATCTCAAGGCCAAGGGCGTTCCGGCGCCCGAGAAGCTGCTGGTCGTCGCGCACGGCATCGGCCTGATGCCGCTGGAGATCCCGCTCGCCTATCCGGCGGCCGGCCTCGCCGGGGTCAAGCAGGGCTTCGTGATGGAGGAGGACATGCTGATCAGCCTCGATAGCCTGTTCTTCGGCGCGAAGCTCGGCCCCTGCCACATGGAGAATGTCTACGCGATCACCGCCGGCGCGCCCGAGCCGATGTACGCGGCGCCGCTCGAACTGATCATCGCCGACCGCGCGCCCGCCGACCGCGCTTCCGAGCCTGCCTGA
- a CDS encoding short-chain dehydrogenase/reductase SDR (PFAM: NAD-dependent epimerase/dehydratase; short-chain dehydrogenase/reductase SDR; KR) produces the protein MIGSLEGRVALVTGCTGGIGKVISSALAEAGATVVGADMLDDGGAFTGAVPNGRYLKLDVTDEQDWRKAIGAIDAEHGRLDILIHVAGIVVVEKMVNTTLEQWRRQMAVNVDGPFLGTKAAADLMARTGATLPHGSSIVIISSVAGLIGSPLHAGYCASKGAVRLFAKACAMEFAALGQKIRINTVHPSGVRTGMVDHILQRFVDEGFFASIEDAEKGMAPAHPIGRMADPIDVAKAVRFLASDESGYMLGSELVVDGGFTAQ, from the coding sequence ATGATCGGATCGCTGGAAGGGCGCGTCGCCCTCGTCACCGGCTGCACCGGCGGGATCGGCAAGGTGATCTCCTCGGCGCTGGCCGAGGCCGGCGCGACGGTGGTCGGCGCCGACATGCTCGACGACGGCGGCGCCTTCACCGGGGCGGTGCCGAACGGCCGCTACCTCAAGCTCGACGTCACCGACGAGCAGGACTGGCGCAAGGCGATCGGCGCGATCGACGCCGAGCATGGCCGGCTCGACATCCTCATCCATGTCGCGGGGATCGTCGTGGTCGAGAAGATGGTCAACACCACGCTCGAACAATGGCGGCGGCAGATGGCGGTCAACGTCGACGGCCCGTTCCTGGGCACCAAGGCGGCCGCCGATCTGATGGCGCGGACCGGCGCGACCCTGCCGCACGGCAGCTCGATCGTCATCATCTCCTCGGTCGCGGGGTTGATCGGATCGCCGCTGCACGCCGGCTATTGCGCGTCGAAGGGGGCGGTCCGCCTGTTCGCCAAGGCCTGCGCGATGGAGTTCGCGGCGCTGGGGCAGAAGATTCGCATCAACACCGTCCACCCCTCGGGGGTGCGGACCGGCATGGTCGACCACATCCTGCAGCGCTTCGTCGACGAGGGCTTCTTCGCCTCGATCGAGGATGCGGAGAAGGGGATGGCGCCCGCCCATCCGATCGGCCGCATGGCCGACCCGATCGACGTCGCCAAGGCGGTGCGGTTCCTGGCGTCGGACGAGTCCGGATACATGCTCGGCTCCGAGCTGGTCGTCGACGGCGGCTTCACCGCGCAATGA
- a CDS encoding Antibiotic biosynthesis monooxygenase (PFAM: Antibiotic biosynthesis monooxygenase) produces MIGVMMIVRTKPGRAREFARLTAKLQRDVRANEPDALIWQVMRADDDPDLFYFTELFATAEAHAAHPGMPYHVAMSAAGWDCVEGDPEVRLCTPLTDGDIEGESE; encoded by the coding sequence ATGATCGGCGTGATGATGATCGTCCGGACCAAGCCGGGACGCGCGCGTGAGTTCGCACGTCTGACCGCGAAGCTCCAGCGCGATGTTCGGGCGAACGAGCCGGACGCGCTGATCTGGCAGGTGATGCGCGCCGACGACGACCCGGACTTGTTCTACTTCACCGAGCTGTTCGCCACCGCCGAGGCGCACGCCGCGCATCCCGGCATGCCCTACCACGTCGCCATGTCCGCCGCCGGCTGGGACTGCGTCGAGGGCGATCCGGAGGTCCGGCTGTGCACGCCATTGACCGACGGGGACATCGAAGGAGAGAGTGAATGA
- a CDS encoding Tetratricopeptide TPR_2 repeat protein (PFAM: TPR repeat-containing protein; Tetratricopeptide TPR_4; Tetratricopeptide TPR_2 repeat protein~SMART: Tetratricopeptide domain protein), whose product MPMELLQEAARLAQGPDPEAARPLVARLLAAHPGDADVLTVAGIAAQRSGGLDEALGHFAAALAADPDNPARLGNHAVALKQAGRFDAAIAALERALALRPGAPVTLANLGSCLIAADRPKEAEAPLRAAVAAKPDHVEAWNNLGVALARTGRAAEAEQAYARALALRPGYAEAALNRVDALDRLGRGTEAERIAGAVLASLPGHPRAANQLAGLRDRRGDLAGAIDLYRAALDKGGLNHPIGINLAMALLRAGEPAEALALCDRLLAASPSITTPLALKCAALERLGDTEALAALMALDRFVAAIDIDAAPGFDDLDAFHAALAAELAAHPSLTFEPEGLVTRAGRQSDELADAGTPAIAALATLAREALARHAAAVGDEDHVWLRARPEHGTLTLWGTILSPGGAVEPHIHAPNWLSGVYYPAFPVELAEPQEGWFAIGALPDVLGGGGTRHLREPRPGRMILFPSHLWHCTLPFGGREPRISFAFDLVPDGTGQPHRLRR is encoded by the coding sequence ATGCCGATGGAGTTGCTGCAGGAGGCCGCCCGGCTGGCCCAGGGCCCCGATCCGGAGGCGGCGCGGCCGCTGGTCGCCCGGCTGCTGGCGGCGCATCCGGGCGACGCCGACGTGCTGACGGTCGCGGGGATCGCGGCGCAGCGCAGCGGCGGTCTCGACGAGGCGCTCGGCCATTTCGCGGCGGCGCTCGCGGCCGATCCCGACAATCCCGCGCGGCTCGGCAACCATGCCGTCGCGCTCAAGCAGGCGGGCCGCTTCGACGCGGCGATCGCCGCGCTCGAACGCGCGCTGGCGCTGCGCCCCGGCGCGCCGGTCACGCTCGCCAATCTCGGCTCCTGCCTGATCGCGGCGGACCGGCCGAAGGAGGCAGAGGCGCCGCTGCGCGCGGCGGTCGCGGCGAAGCCCGACCATGTCGAGGCCTGGAACAATCTGGGGGTGGCGCTGGCCCGCACCGGCCGCGCCGCCGAGGCCGAGCAGGCCTATGCCCGCGCGCTGGCGCTGCGCCCCGGCTATGCCGAGGCGGCGCTCAACCGGGTCGACGCGCTCGACCGGCTGGGCCGGGGCACCGAGGCCGAGCGGATCGCCGGCGCGGTGCTCGCCAGCCTGCCCGGCCATCCGCGCGCCGCCAACCAGCTCGCCGGGCTGCGCGACCGTCGCGGCGACCTGGCCGGCGCGATCGACCTCTACCGCGCGGCGCTCGACAAGGGCGGGCTCAACCATCCGATCGGCATCAACCTCGCCATGGCGCTGCTGCGCGCGGGCGAGCCCGCCGAGGCGCTGGCGCTGTGCGACCGGCTGCTCGCCGCCTCGCCGAGCATCACCACGCCGCTGGCTCTGAAATGCGCCGCGCTGGAGCGGCTCGGCGATACCGAAGCGCTCGCCGCGCTGATGGCGCTGGACCGCTTCGTCGCGGCGATCGACATCGATGCGGCGCCCGGCTTCGACGATCTCGACGCCTTCCACGCCGCGCTCGCGGCCGAGCTCGCCGCCCATCCGTCGCTGACCTTCGAGCCCGAGGGCCTCGTCACCCGCGCCGGGCGGCAGAGCGACGAGCTGGCCGATGCCGGCACGCCCGCCATCGCCGCGCTCGCCACGCTGGCGCGCGAGGCGCTCGCCCGTCACGCGGCGGCGGTCGGCGACGAGGACCATGTCTGGCTGCGCGCCCGGCCCGAGCATGGGACACTGACGCTGTGGGGCACGATCCTCAGCCCCGGCGGCGCGGTGGAGCCGCACATCCATGCGCCCAACTGGCTGTCGGGCGTCTATTATCCGGCCTTCCCGGTCGAACTGGCGGAACCGCAGGAGGGCTGGTTCGCGATCGGCGCGCTGCCCGACGTGCTGGGCGGCGGCGGCACCCGCCACCTGCGCGAGCCGCGCCCCGGCCGGATGATCCTGTTCCCGTCCCATCTGTGGCATTGCACCCTGCCCTTCGGCGGACGCGAGCCGCGGATCAGCTTCGCGTTCGACCTGGTGCCCGACGGCACCGGCCAGCCGCATCGCCTGCGGCGCTGA